A DNA window from Bos javanicus breed banteng chromosome 10, ARS-OSU_banteng_1.0, whole genome shotgun sequence contains the following coding sequences:
- the CCDC177 gene encoding coiled-coil domain-containing protein 177, with amino-acid sequence MVDPVPEEEKLGAEPGGSGGDEAAASVPPDSQGAQQPTASSASASAVAPRKAEVPPAAEGGQREQSPLLHLDLFNFDCPEAEGSRYVLTSPRSLEACARCAVKPVELLPRALADLVREAPGRSMRVATGLYEAYEAERRAKLQQCRAERERIVREEKRRLFTPLGPAAAAASAPSAGSSSSCSSASLPASPAPRAARKASSSPSPARTQPPPAGSRAGRKSHSLDSLSRRREGALSSESGASSSSYSGESLRELHWPPRASARNSCAAGSAASAPNPLGRPSALALVPLTGRSFSLGDLSHSPQTAQHVERIVRQVRAERGLRGVPERDRKIAALMLARHQEERLLLEQRAAAHGQWEQQRVRAEQRREREEREKQRALEQGRRAWAAQVEERRGRRGREEREEARRRQRQCERSEERRRELAERQGLLRRERAERAAREDRQRKLQQEQNLKQREEGLQEVRERAEQVRRERAKRAAQVKQQQEGQLQREKQELSRVERARHEALLKGRARQERQEREGLRSSLEASLGRAQENYEQLVEQRTRELRERARREELQGRRAKEAAERKEREHQAHLEALARAGERRLQHAAQAAEEAVQQKARRVGQSRMEKERAQRANKEKVERDEDCRRRELLQAIGRKLERSEQLSRERRSALESARSTARASFHVREKVRQETNTRSFDRMVREAQLHASLDRK; translated from the coding sequence ATGGTGGATCCCGTGCCTGAAGAGGAGAAGCTGGGAGCCGAGCCCGGAGGCTCAGGAGGGGACGAAGCCGCCGCTTCGGTGCCCCCTGACTCCCAGGGAGCCCAGCAGCCCACGGCGTCTTCGGCCTCGGCCTCCGCCGTGGCGCCCCGCAAGGCTGAAGTCCCGCCCGCGGCAGAAGGCGGGCAGAGGGAGCAGTCCCCGCTGCTGCACCTCGACCTCTTCAACTTCGACTGTCCGGAGGCCGAGGGCAGCCGGTACGTGCTGACCAGCCCCCGCTCGCTAGAGGCCTGCGCCCGCTGCGCCGTTAAGCCTGTGGAGCTGCTGCCCCGGGCCCTGGCGGACTTGGTGCGCGAGGCCCCCGGCCGCTCGATGCGAGTGGCCACTGGGCTGTATGAGGCTTACGAGGCGGAGCGGCGCGCCAAGCTGCAGCAGTGCCGGGCCGAGCGCGAGCGCATCGTGCGCGAGGAGAAGCGGCGCCTCTTCACGCCGTTGGGCCCCGCGGCCGCCGCGGCCTCGGCCCCCAGCgcgggcagcagcagcagctgcagcagcgccAGCCTCCCGGCCTCGCCTGCCCCGCGCGCCGCTCGCAAGGCCTCCTCCAGCCCGTCCCCGGCCCGGACCCAACCCCCGCCCGCGGGGTCGCGGGCAGGTAGGAAGAGCCACTCACTGGACTCCCTGTCCCGCCGGCGGGAGGGCGCCCTCAGCTCCGAGTCCGGAGCGTCGTCGTCGTCCTACAGCGGAGAGAGCCTGCGGGAACTGCACTGGCCGCCGCGGGCCTCGGCCAGGAACAGCTGCGCGGCGGGGTCGGCGGCCTCGGCTCCCAACCCCCTGGGCCGCCCATCCGCCCTGGCCCTGGTTCCGCTCACCGGCCGCAGCTTCAGCCTCGGCGACCTGAGCCACTCGCCCCAGACAGCTCAGCACGTGGAGCGCATCGTGCGCCAAGTGCGCGCCGAGCGGGGTCTGCGCGGGGTGCCCGAGCGCGACCGGAAGATCGCGGCGCTGATGTTGGCGCGGCACCAGGAGGAGCGCCTGCTGCTGGAGCAGCGCGCCGCGGCCCACGGCCAGTGGGAGCAGCAGCGCGTCCGCGCCGAGCAGCGGCGGGAGCGCGAGGAGCGCGAGAAGCAGCGCGCCCTGGAGCAGGGCCGCCGGGCCTGGGCCGCGCAGGTGGAGGAGCGGCGCGGCCGCCGGGGTCGCGAGGAACGCGAGGAGGCGCGGCGCCGGCAGCGACAGTGCGAGCGCAGCGAGGAGCGGCGGCGGGAGCTGGCCGAGCGCCAGGGACTGCTGCGGCGGGAGCGGGCGGAGCGCGCGGCCCGGGAGGATAGGCAGCGCAAGCTGCAGCAGGAACAGAACCTGAAGCAGCGGGAGGAGGGTCTGCAGGAGGTGCGCGAGCGGGCCGAGCAGGTCCGCAGGGAGCGCGCTAAGCGCGCGGCCCAGGtcaagcagcagcaggagggccaGTTGCAGCGGGAGAAACAGGAGCTTAGCCGGGTGGAGCGGGCGCGCCACGAGGCGTTGTTGAAAGGTCGGGCCCGGCAGGAACGCCAGGAGCGCGAGGGCCTGCGGAGTTCCCTGGAGGCCAGCTTGGGCCGCGCGCAGGAGAATTACGAGCAGTTGGTGGAGCAGCGCACGCGGGAGCTGCGCGAGCGGGCCCGGCGGGAGGAGCTGCAGGGCCGGCGGGCCAAAGAGGCTGCTGAGCGCAAGGAGCGCGAGCATCAGGCGCACCTGGAGGCTCTGGCCCGGGCAGGCGAGCGGCGGCTTCAGCACGCGGCGCAGGCGGCCGAGGAGGCGGTGCAGCAGAAGGCGCGGCGCGTGGGCCAGAGCCGGATGGAGAAGGAGCGGGCCCAGCGCGCCAACAAGGAGAAGGTGGAGAGGGACGAAGACTGCCGCCGGCGGGAGCTGCTCCAAGCCATCGGTCGCAAGCTGGAGCGCAGCGAGCAGCTGTCTCGGGAGCGGCGCAGCGCTCTGGAGAGCGCTCGCTCCACAGCCCGCGCCTCCTTCCACGTGCGCGAGAAGGTGCGCCAGGAGACCAACACGCGCTCCTTCGATCGCATGGTGCGCGAGGCCCAGCTGCACGCCAGCCTGGACCGTAAATGA